One window from the genome of Cyclobacterium amurskyense encodes:
- a CDS encoding glycosyltransferase: MEKKIKVLLINSYSFENIYENWKKGTNPSHYLMGKIELEKSGDFIVDIHKHQKYKWLDKIGKYLKIPFLDQQVRALFIIKNYDLVYMPYPVSINKLLTFLRFLGLLKIPLVGLAHQNFIYYKNKNSILNKLGVKHLRQFDAFAFFSKNLMVKTQRDLHYNEEEKESKCFPVSWGADVGFYKNLKAKNESDQAPYAVCAGTADRDYDMLIKAFENLPYNLKIYCTPNTIPSSVNLPANVTVDTTWVPYDQLLESYVNSSFIIIPLKEEIREKGNTYGLTVLLDAMAVGKPILMTQHSFLDIDIEEEKIGLWVNENNPEGWNKKLKKMIGGELNLDEMGERAKILHVEKYNIQNFANQLAEVFKTVLNRK; encoded by the coding sequence ATGGAGAAAAAGATAAAAGTACTTTTAATCAACTCCTATTCCTTTGAAAATATCTACGAAAATTGGAAAAAGGGGACCAATCCAAGCCATTACCTAATGGGGAAGATTGAATTAGAGAAATCAGGAGATTTTATAGTAGATATCCACAAACATCAAAAATACAAGTGGCTTGACAAAATAGGTAAGTACCTAAAAATACCATTCCTAGATCAACAGGTGAGAGCATTATTTATAATTAAAAATTATGATCTTGTTTATATGCCTTATCCAGTTTCTATCAATAAATTGTTAACATTCTTGAGGTTTTTAGGGTTGCTCAAGATTCCTTTGGTAGGTTTAGCTCATCAAAATTTTATTTATTATAAGAACAAGAATTCTATTTTGAATAAGTTGGGAGTTAAACATCTGCGGCAGTTTGATGCGTTTGCGTTTTTTTCAAAAAATTTGATGGTAAAAACACAAAGAGATCTTCATTATAACGAGGAAGAAAAAGAGAGTAAATGTTTCCCTGTAAGTTGGGGGGCAGATGTGGGCTTTTATAAAAATTTGAAAGCGAAGAATGAAAGTGATCAAGCTCCTTATGCAGTTTGTGCCGGTACAGCTGATAGAGATTATGACATGCTCATTAAAGCTTTTGAAAATTTACCCTATAACTTAAAGATATATTGTACCCCAAATACCATCCCCTCTTCGGTAAATCTTCCTGCAAATGTAACAGTAGACACTACCTGGGTGCCATATGATCAACTTTTGGAGTCATACGTTAATTCTTCGTTTATTATTATCCCACTAAAAGAAGAAATTAGAGAAAAAGGAAATACCTATGGACTTACAGTTTTGTTGGATGCCATGGCGGTAGGTAAACCAATTTTAATGACACAGCATTCATTTTTGGATATCGATATAGAAGAAGAAAAAATAGGGCTCTGGGTTAATGAAAATAATCCAGAGGGATGGAATAAAAAATTGAAGAAAATGATAGGCGGCGAATTAAATCTTGATGAAATGGGAGAAAGAGCCAAAATTCTTCATGTTGAGAAATACAATATTCAAAATTTCGCTAATCAATTGGCTGAAGTTTTCAAGACTGTTTTAAACCGTAAGTAA
- a CDS encoding glycosyltransferase family 47 protein, with protein sequence MKLFGLTNVSIEDKSDYRFEELNESKFIKNVIDELRGILQGKFDDFEFFIYSNHRVNKRNPDSGTDIMPPSGDYKSSKKKILLYFSDERGLDPSCFSDKYFAVFKSYIGMKAKAKNVFPLALGYVNAVPEFPNKPINKRKYNVFFRGNLNMNRIDFYRIFSKWGFILPSEKILTHDYYRKFLLKLGSDFSSFFSNSIVIFNNGFKAGFSPEKYGEVLADSKIVLCPKGYFMTECFRHFEAMRAGCVIISEPLPDTPFYANSPLIQVNNWEKGCDIAQELLKDEAKLEEIHRKTLAWWEEKCSEHATAQYIVAKIEELERI encoded by the coding sequence ATGAAATTGTTTGGTCTTACCAATGTTTCAATAGAAGACAAATCAGATTATAGATTTGAGGAATTGAATGAATCAAAGTTTATAAAGAATGTAATTGATGAGTTAAGGGGGATTCTACAAGGGAAGTTTGATGATTTTGAGTTTTTTATTTATTCCAATCACCGCGTAAATAAAAGAAACCCTGATTCAGGAACTGATATTATGCCACCTAGTGGCGATTATAAATCCAGTAAAAAGAAAATATTACTTTATTTTTCAGATGAGAGGGGTTTAGATCCTAGTTGTTTTTCTGATAAGTATTTTGCAGTTTTTAAATCCTATATAGGAATGAAAGCTAAGGCTAAAAATGTTTTCCCTCTTGCCTTAGGCTATGTGAATGCTGTTCCTGAATTTCCAAATAAACCTATTAATAAAAGGAAATACAATGTTTTTTTTAGGGGAAACCTTAATATGAACAGAATAGATTTTTACCGAATTTTTTCCAAATGGGGTTTTATTTTACCTTCAGAGAAAATTTTAACACATGATTACTACCGAAAGTTTTTGTTGAAGCTTGGCAGTGATTTTAGTTCGTTTTTTTCTAATTCTATTGTCATTTTTAATAATGGATTTAAAGCTGGCTTTTCTCCAGAGAAGTATGGGGAAGTATTGGCAGATTCTAAAATTGTACTGTGCCCAAAGGGGTATTTTATGACAGAATGCTTTAGGCATTTTGAAGCGATGAGAGCAGGCTGTGTAATCATTTCTGAACCTTTGCCAGATACTCCTTTTTATGCCAATTCTCCCTTAATTCAAGTGAACAATTGGGAAAAAGGATGTGATATTGCACAAGAGTTATTAAAGGATGAGGCTAAGCTTGAGGAAATTCATCGAAAAACACTCGCATGGTGGGAGGAAAAGTGTTCAGAACATGCTACTGCCCAGTACATCGTCGCAAAGATAGAAGAATTGGAACGAATCTAA
- a CDS encoding prenyltransferase/squalene oxidase repeat-containing protein, whose product MPSNKETMSQVNDFFNSFEQLADFCSKEEYKGYDPYDSLNSKLFQSIPLLSKSRIAKLAWTQFFKRAPMNLRPLVGVPKEFNPKALGLFLTSYCNLYEIDPQTHYLEKINFFGDKILDLQTKGWSGSCWGYNFDWQARAFFQPKYTPTVVATTFIACGLLDAFAITERKEFYAAARSACDFVLKDLYRTYDDKGDFSFSYSPLDKSVVFNASLLGARLLSRVYSISGEKELIEEAKKAVNFACGYQKENGAWSYGTLPFHHWIDNFHTGYNLECLSDYARYSGDHSFDSYMEKGFDYYINTFFTDEGISKYYNNSTFPVDIHAPTQLLITLDKLGQFDKHKEMAVKVMQWTIANMQSPKGYFYYQINKHFTSRIPYMRWAQAWMFLSFTVLFKKESSFYNKKHS is encoded by the coding sequence ATGCCATCAAACAAAGAAACAATGAGTCAAGTAAACGATTTTTTCAACTCCTTTGAACAATTGGCCGACTTTTGTTCCAAGGAGGAATATAAAGGGTATGATCCGTATGATAGTTTAAATAGTAAACTTTTTCAGTCCATTCCTTTGCTTTCGAAATCTCGTATTGCTAAGCTAGCTTGGACGCAGTTTTTTAAGCGCGCACCTATGAACCTAAGGCCTCTTGTAGGTGTGCCTAAAGAATTTAACCCAAAAGCATTGGGTTTATTTCTAACAAGTTATTGTAACCTTTACGAAATTGATCCACAAACCCATTATTTGGAGAAGATTAATTTCTTTGGAGATAAAATTTTGGATCTACAAACAAAGGGGTGGAGTGGAAGTTGTTGGGGATACAATTTTGACTGGCAAGCCAGGGCATTTTTCCAACCTAAATATACTCCTACAGTAGTGGCCACTACATTTATAGCTTGTGGGTTACTTGATGCTTTTGCCATTACTGAGAGAAAGGAGTTTTATGCTGCAGCAAGAAGTGCCTGTGATTTTGTTTTAAAGGATCTTTATCGTACTTACGATGACAAAGGAGACTTCTCTTTTTCTTATTCTCCATTAGATAAAAGTGTTGTTTTCAATGCTTCACTTTTAGGAGCACGATTACTAAGTAGGGTTTACTCTATTTCTGGTGAGAAGGAATTAATTGAGGAAGCCAAGAAAGCTGTGAATTTCGCTTGTGGATATCAGAAAGAAAACGGTGCTTGGAGTTATGGGACATTGCCTTTTCATCATTGGATCGATAATTTCCACACTGGTTATAACCTTGAGTGCTTGTCTGATTATGCGCGATATTCTGGTGACCATTCCTTTGATAGTTATATGGAAAAGGGATTTGACTATTATATCAATACCTTTTTTACTGATGAAGGTATTTCAAAATATTATAATAACAGTACTTTCCCAGTGGATATTCATGCACCTACCCAATTGTTGATTACATTAGATAAGTTAGGGCAATTTGATAAACACAAAGAAATGGCTGTTAAAGTGATGCAATGGACTATAGCTAACATGCAATCTCCAAAAGGTTATTTTTATTATCAGATTAACAAACATTTTACGTCTAGAATCCCTTATATGCGGTGGGCGCAAGCGTGGATGTTTTTATCTTTTACAGTATTATTTAAAAAAGAAAGTTCTTTTTACAACAAAAAACACTCCTGA
- a CDS encoding malectin domain-containing carbohydrate-binding protein, producing MKALLFSISFLIVLAASLTNVFAANYYVSHEKGNDNRSLAEAQNPATPWKSIDKVNSLFNYLKPGDAILFNRGETFYGTLHISASGSASSPIKVGAYGSGAKPVITSLKTVSGWKSIGNGIYESTSSISTSTVQVLLINGEAHELGRYPNSDVANEGYLNIEDVSGNYLLSSSELGGSPDWNGGEVVIKKNQWIIDTHQISSHSGSQIRYNGNISAYPAQRDYGFFIQNHIKTLDTFGEWYFNPSTKKINVYFGNSNPTSMKVEVSTLDNLLIKDYRDVNISIENINFKGANKDAIKLEGGNNIKITNSEINFSGENGILALEVLDLLVERNKISNTYNNAMYLRYGNDNAIIRDNEITKTALVAGRTQNEDAAGIGIFAYGENVLVQNNAIINSGFNGIQFNGNYSVVKNNFVDTFCQIKGDGGGIYTFGGVQYQGYKGRKIEGNIVVNSIGSKGGIPDKGVNYKPLAEGIFLDDNSNNIEIIGNTIGNTENSGLKMSNANNILVSGNTFFNSHSSLTLGNSAIGEDTRDINVVNNQFFSKTPDQNSYSIKTYKDDMQSLGSFDKNYFFRPLGDEFSIENQYTRNGKREAAIDNLEQWTAKFGKDKNSVSNTVEISTYTITKKIGSSLYANSSFDQNVSGVYCSNCKQQWESNSKTNGGALKVSGSGSSAVKIVLGGLKKDKTYLLKFNALANKVGNISTYLRYTGSPWEKLSAMTTLEVNTSLDGYEVLVSPYADVNDVSLLITSTEDNFTYWMDDLEFVEVEASFINPEEEIVFEYNPTKSSKTIALSGEYVNAKLEKFSGQVTIPAYGSVVLIRVAKGAEIEEKPELIKTPEIQLAIKEDITQLTEGDKVTLSSEITNLDNNIEKVDFYCGLKLVGSCEELPYQAVIEEIPAGGNYVWASVTDKEGNVSTSSEIEFTAKNKVVEVIESKPVENVANDILEGTYYHVGYNGTVNYEGQQFVAINKEYIKSSGVNVATKVSGSDEVLFQTEMFNKNLKFEIPLEKGTYTIKTYHNEMYFGNDGKYERAGLRVFDISIEGNVVKKNFDIFLENKNQETTLTFNTIEVTDGILDLELTASSNNSLISGIAIVPVTEVVVEETPVEVPVETPAETPKTEGAAIHLNTTAKEAITFQNNVHVSASEFITSSKSNTSTNTNASSEKIFQSERYASTLDFLVPVENGTYTVKTYHNELYFGKGGSAARAGRRVFDILLEGNVVMDNFDIYSYNNNQETVLTFEGVQVVDGVLDLKLIASANNASISGISIIEEIDEVIQTPGSEHLFFLNTGDKSDATLNGITYLAESNTERFYNEGTNSYENNKIAVDELFQSERSGKNLTYTIPVPNGTYTVFTMHHELWFGHAGSAAQAGKRVYDISLQGKVLKSDFDLFVENNNAPTLLSFENIEVTDGKLVLEMNAKVNNASISGIAIIGSAAKGGNIAANLRTSQNSFNRGYKEMYSRGYKEMDVYTETVAKEEIRIFPNPAKERATLEINAEIERGRVLIHNMNGQLVSHFDLASIKTENNQFNIPLNNLTQGMYLVSISNEQTVINKQRLIVNP from the coding sequence ATGAAAGCGTTACTTTTCTCCATTTCCTTTCTGATTGTTTTGGCAGCCTCACTTACCAATGTTTTTGCTGCTAACTATTATGTTTCCCATGAAAAAGGAAATGACAACCGGTCTTTAGCTGAAGCTCAAAACCCTGCTACTCCTTGGAAATCTATTGACAAGGTCAATTCACTTTTCAATTACCTAAAGCCAGGAGATGCCATCTTGTTCAATAGAGGTGAAACTTTTTATGGCACACTACATATCAGTGCCTCAGGTTCTGCTAGCTCTCCTATCAAAGTAGGGGCTTACGGTTCGGGAGCCAAGCCTGTAATCACTTCTTTGAAAACCGTGAGTGGTTGGAAGTCTATAGGAAACGGAATTTATGAAAGTACTTCATCCATCAGTACCAGTACCGTTCAAGTGCTTTTGATCAACGGCGAGGCGCATGAGTTGGGAAGGTATCCCAATAGTGATGTTGCCAATGAAGGTTATTTGAATATTGAAGATGTAAGTGGCAACTACCTTCTTTCAAGTAGTGAGCTAGGTGGATCACCTGACTGGAATGGTGGAGAGGTAGTCATCAAAAAAAACCAATGGATAATTGACACTCACCAAATCTCTTCCCACAGCGGAAGTCAGATTCGTTACAATGGAAACATCAGTGCTTATCCAGCTCAAAGAGATTACGGTTTTTTTATTCAGAACCACATCAAGACCCTCGATACCTTTGGAGAATGGTATTTCAATCCTTCTACTAAAAAAATAAACGTTTACTTCGGTAACAGCAATCCTACTTCTATGAAAGTAGAAGTAAGTACTTTAGACAACCTATTAATAAAGGACTACAGAGATGTCAATATCTCTATTGAAAACATCAACTTTAAAGGAGCCAATAAAGACGCCATCAAATTAGAAGGCGGAAACAACATCAAAATTACGAATTCTGAAATCAATTTTTCTGGAGAGAATGGTATCCTTGCATTAGAAGTATTGGATTTGTTGGTAGAAAGAAACAAAATCAGCAATACTTACAACAATGCAATGTACCTAAGATATGGTAATGACAATGCTATAATTAGAGATAATGAAATAACTAAGACGGCGTTGGTCGCTGGGAGAACACAAAATGAAGATGCTGCAGGCATAGGTATATTTGCCTATGGAGAAAATGTATTGGTTCAAAACAATGCCATCATTAATTCAGGCTTCAACGGCATCCAGTTCAATGGAAACTATTCAGTTGTCAAAAATAATTTTGTAGATACTTTTTGCCAGATAAAGGGTGACGGTGGAGGAATTTACACCTTTGGCGGGGTACAATATCAAGGGTATAAAGGCCGTAAAATCGAAGGAAATATCGTAGTTAATAGTATTGGAAGCAAAGGTGGTATTCCTGACAAAGGGGTTAACTACAAGCCTTTGGCTGAAGGCATCTTTCTTGATGATAACTCCAACAACATTGAGATCATTGGCAACACCATTGGCAACACTGAAAACTCTGGATTAAAAATGTCCAATGCTAACAATATCCTTGTTTCAGGCAATACTTTTTTCAACTCTCATTCTTCGTTAACATTAGGAAACAGTGCTATCGGAGAAGACACAAGGGACATTAACGTTGTTAATAATCAGTTCTTTTCAAAAACCCCAGATCAAAATTCTTATTCCATCAAAACTTACAAAGACGACATGCAATCTCTTGGTAGCTTTGATAAAAACTACTTTTTTAGACCTCTTGGTGATGAGTTCAGTATCGAAAATCAATACACAAGAAATGGAAAAAGAGAAGCAGCCATAGACAACCTGGAACAATGGACTGCCAAGTTCGGTAAAGACAAAAACTCTGTAAGTAATACTGTAGAAATTTCCACTTATACCATTACAAAGAAAATTGGCTCTAGTCTTTATGCCAATTCTTCTTTCGATCAAAATGTGAGTGGGGTTTACTGTAGTAATTGCAAACAACAGTGGGAGTCAAATAGTAAGACAAATGGTGGAGCACTTAAAGTTAGCGGTTCTGGATCCAGTGCAGTTAAAATAGTCTTGGGAGGATTGAAGAAGGACAAAACTTACTTATTAAAATTCAATGCCTTGGCTAATAAAGTGGGAAACATTTCGACTTACTTAAGGTACACCGGTAGCCCTTGGGAAAAATTATCTGCCATGACCACGTTGGAAGTAAATACCAGCCTTGATGGTTATGAGGTACTTGTTTCTCCCTATGCAGATGTTAATGATGTATCCCTTTTGATCACTTCTACGGAGGATAACTTCACCTATTGGATGGATGACTTGGAGTTTGTTGAAGTTGAAGCTTCATTTATTAACCCTGAAGAAGAAATCGTATTTGAATACAACCCTACAAAAAGTAGCAAAACTATTGCCTTGTCTGGTGAGTATGTAAATGCCAAGTTGGAGAAATTCTCCGGACAGGTTACTATTCCTGCTTATGGTTCTGTGGTGTTGATCCGTGTGGCTAAAGGAGCTGAGATAGAAGAAAAACCTGAGCTCATCAAAACACCTGAAATTCAATTGGCTATCAAAGAAGACATCACTCAGCTCACCGAAGGCGATAAAGTAACATTGAGCAGTGAGATTACGAATCTGGACAACAACATCGAAAAAGTAGATTTCTATTGTGGTTTGAAATTGGTAGGTTCTTGTGAAGAACTACCTTACCAGGCTGTTATTGAAGAAATTCCTGCTGGTGGAAACTATGTGTGGGCTTCTGTCACTGACAAAGAAGGAAATGTAAGTACTTCTTCTGAAATAGAGTTTACTGCTAAAAACAAAGTGGTAGAAGTTATCGAAAGCAAACCTGTTGAAAATGTAGCTAATGACATATTGGAAGGAACTTATTACCACGTAGGCTACAATGGTACTGTGAATTACGAAGGACAGCAATTCGTAGCTATCAACAAGGAATACATCAAATCATCTGGGGTGAATGTAGCTACCAAGGTATCAGGAAGTGATGAAGTTCTTTTCCAGACTGAAATGTTCAACAAAAACCTCAAGTTTGAAATCCCTTTAGAAAAAGGCACTTACACCATCAAAACATATCACAACGAAATGTATTTTGGAAACGATGGTAAATATGAAAGAGCCGGACTAAGGGTATTTGATATCTCAATTGAAGGAAATGTGGTTAAGAAAAACTTTGATATTTTCCTTGAAAACAAAAATCAGGAAACTACTCTTACTTTTAACACCATCGAGGTAACTGACGGAATACTTGATCTGGAGCTTACTGCTTCTTCAAACAACAGCCTGATCTCTGGAATCGCTATTGTGCCAGTGACAGAGGTAGTCGTTGAAGAAACTCCTGTAGAAGTGCCTGTAGAAACTCCAGCAGAAACACCTAAAACAGAAGGAGCTGCCATACACCTTAACACAACTGCTAAGGAGGCCATTACCTTCCAGAACAATGTTCACGTATCAGCAAGTGAATTCATTACCTCATCTAAATCTAATACGTCTACCAATACAAATGCCAGCAGCGAAAAAATCTTCCAGTCTGAAAGGTATGCTTCTACATTGGATTTCTTAGTACCTGTTGAAAATGGAACTTACACAGTGAAAACTTACCACAATGAGTTGTACTTCGGAAAAGGTGGATCTGCTGCAAGAGCAGGAAGAAGGGTATTTGACATTCTTTTGGAAGGCAATGTGGTCATGGACAATTTTGATATCTATTCTTACAACAACAACCAAGAGACCGTCCTTACTTTTGAAGGGGTACAGGTAGTAGATGGCGTTTTAGACTTGAAATTGATCGCTAGCGCCAACAATGCCTCTATCTCCGGAATATCTATTATCGAAGAAATTGATGAGGTTATTCAGACACCTGGTTCAGAACATCTTTTCTTTTTAAATACTGGTGACAAGTCAGACGCAACATTGAATGGCATCACTTACCTGGCGGAATCCAATACTGAAAGGTTTTACAATGAGGGAACCAACAGCTATGAAAACAATAAAATCGCTGTAGATGAACTTTTCCAATCAGAAAGAAGCGGTAAAAACTTGACCTATACCATTCCTGTACCTAATGGAACTTACACCGTGTTCACCATGCACCATGAATTGTGGTTTGGACATGCCGGTAGTGCTGCTCAAGCTGGAAAAAGGGTTTATGACATCTCTCTTCAGGGCAAGGTATTAAAAAGTGATTTTGACCTTTTTGTTGAAAACAACAATGCACCAACCTTGCTTTCTTTTGAAAACATCGAAGTGACTGATGGTAAACTGGTATTGGAAATGAACGCCAAAGTGAATAATGCAAGCATCTCTGGCATTGCCATCATAGGAAGCGCTGCCAAAGGAGGAAACATCGCCGCTAACCTAAGAACATCTCAAAACTCCTTCAACAGAGGATACAAAGAAATGTACAGCAGGGGTTACAAGGAAATGGATGTGTACACTGAAACTGTTGCAAAAGAAGAGATTCGTATCTTCCCTAATCCTGCCAAGGAAAGAGCTACTTTGGAAATCAACGCTGAAATCGAAAGAGGAAGAGTACTTATCCACAACATGAACGGTCAGTTGGTGAGCCACTTTGACTTGGCCAGCATCAAAACTGAAAACAACCAATTCAATATCCCACTAAACAACCTTACTCAAGGAATGTACCTGGTAAGCATTAGCAACGAACAAACTGTGATCAATAAACAAAGACTAATCGTCAATCCATAA
- a CDS encoding glycosyltransferase family protein, protein MEFIVYTNTEWDGPPRSRHQLAHALAKRFKVTFVSSNTIGIPKLESTLVNNNFELLCPSFPSSFRLRYRMPVLNEAYQVWLFSKLKKRFKGKDVIFICTEFGGHLVGKYFEKFIYMANDDFINNVKVPGWMKAYAIFTQTRLIKTSTFSLGTAKKLVDDFSKINPKSYELALGAPEFPKVEESRLTINRIEEKIRVVLLGYIDKKKTPLALINKILEIENVELHLIGPIKDDFLDHLSMPKKVVAHGVMTGDPLSLKLLEMDVAIAPYYMDDPNTGRTPNKMWQYLATGRPAVITNLPNVRHWEFPEGTVYKANNDNEFVSFVKQAFDENTEVLIKERITIAANNSWSKRVDQLLAYIEKYY, encoded by the coding sequence ATGGAATTTATTGTTTATACCAATACAGAATGGGACGGACCACCTCGATCCAGGCATCAATTGGCCCATGCATTAGCGAAAAGATTTAAGGTTACTTTTGTGTCGTCAAATACCATCGGTATCCCCAAATTGGAAAGCACGTTGGTAAACAATAACTTCGAATTACTATGCCCATCTTTTCCATCTAGTTTTAGACTTAGGTACAGAATGCCGGTCTTAAATGAAGCTTACCAAGTGTGGCTATTTAGCAAGCTAAAAAAGCGGTTTAAGGGTAAAGATGTTATTTTTATTTGTACTGAATTTGGTGGGCATTTGGTTGGTAAATATTTTGAGAAATTTATTTATATGGCCAATGATGACTTTATTAACAATGTCAAAGTTCCTGGTTGGATGAAAGCTTACGCCATTTTCACACAGACTAGGTTGATAAAAACTTCGACCTTTTCCTTGGGGACTGCAAAAAAGTTAGTTGATGATTTTAGTAAGATAAATCCAAAATCCTATGAGTTAGCATTAGGAGCACCTGAATTTCCCAAAGTAGAGGAATCCCGATTAACCATAAATCGAATAGAAGAAAAGATAAGAGTGGTTTTACTTGGCTATATCGACAAGAAAAAAACACCACTGGCACTCATTAATAAAATTTTGGAAATAGAAAATGTAGAATTACATTTGATTGGGCCTATTAAAGATGATTTTCTGGACCACTTATCTATGCCTAAAAAAGTGGTTGCTCATGGGGTAATGACAGGTGATCCATTGAGTTTGAAATTGTTGGAGATGGATGTCGCTATCGCTCCATACTATATGGATGATCCAAATACAGGTAGAACGCCAAATAAAATGTGGCAATATCTGGCCACTGGTAGACCTGCAGTAATAACCAATCTTCCGAATGTGAGGCATTGGGAGTTTCCAGAAGGAACAGTCTATAAAGCGAATAACGATAATGAATTTGTATCTTTTGTAAAGCAGGCATTCGACGAAAATACTGAAGTATTGATCAAAGAAAGAATCACTATTGCGGCAAACAATTCTTGGAGCAAAAGGGTAGACCAACTGTTAGCTTATATAGAAAAGTATTATTAA
- a CDS encoding glycosyltransferase, protein MEEREKPRLLLVNNYSMENAYALWQQGKSGSHHVWGKVELERRGNVEVKIFQHEKYSFLNRIGSLLKVKHLDQQLRLLNYGKHFDILYAPYSWSNTRLLIVLKLLGLYRKPILVTIHQPFMKMNSSNSFLRWVSKQFLFQYDGIVFLSEKLKEHTIRALNITKKSDLAKIDTAQWGPDTKFYDKVVSNEEDALTYFISAGHTARDYVTLIEAFRKMDHQLRIFCTPSSKPVVKDLPSNVTINASFIPYEELLKFYKESIAILIPLKYPDSQEGCQGMTSLQDVVALGKPTVITENPMINIDAAKEGFGITVGKGDVNGWVEAVELLAKDKRMFRKMSDQANRVYLQKFNSELFAEKLEKAVLKIRLR, encoded by the coding sequence TTGGAAGAAAGGGAAAAACCAAGGTTACTACTGGTTAACAATTATAGCATGGAGAATGCCTATGCGCTTTGGCAACAGGGTAAAAGTGGAAGTCACCATGTTTGGGGAAAAGTAGAGTTGGAGAGAAGAGGAAATGTTGAAGTTAAAATTTTTCAGCATGAAAAATATTCTTTTCTTAATCGAATAGGTAGTTTGTTGAAAGTCAAACACCTGGACCAACAGTTGAGATTGTTGAATTATGGTAAGCATTTTGATATATTGTACGCGCCTTATTCTTGGTCGAACACCAGGCTACTAATAGTGTTAAAATTATTGGGTTTGTACAGAAAACCAATTTTAGTGACCATACACCAACCTTTTATGAAAATGAATTCTTCAAATTCATTTTTAAGGTGGGTCAGTAAGCAATTTTTGTTTCAATATGACGGTATTGTTTTTCTTAGTGAAAAGCTGAAGGAACATACAATTAGGGCACTAAATATTACTAAAAAGAGTGATTTGGCTAAAATTGATACAGCGCAATGGGGGCCAGATACTAAGTTTTACGATAAGGTAGTTAGCAATGAAGAAGATGCTTTGACTTACTTTATAAGCGCTGGTCATACAGCCAGGGATTATGTCACATTAATTGAGGCATTTAGAAAAATGGATCACCAACTTAGGATTTTTTGCACACCAAGTTCAAAACCTGTGGTAAAAGATTTACCTAGTAATGTGACCATTAATGCTTCCTTTATTCCTTATGAAGAACTGCTTAAGTTTTATAAAGAGTCTATTGCTATATTAATACCTCTTAAATACCCTGATAGTCAAGAAGGTTGTCAAGGTATGACAAGCTTACAAGATGTAGTAGCTTTAGGAAAACCCACTGTTATCACAGAGAATCCAATGATTAATATAGATGCTGCTAAAGAGGGTTTTGGAATTACTGTAGGTAAAGGAGATGTAAATGGATGGGTGGAAGCCGTTGAGCTATTAGCAAAAGACAAACGGATGTTTCGGAAAATGAGTGATCAAGCAAATCGTGTATATTTGCAAAAGTTCAATTCCGAATTATTTGCAGAAAAATTAGAGAAAGCTGTTCTAAAAATTCGTTTAAGATAG
- a CDS encoding WecB/TagA/CpsF family glycosyltransferase, which produces MKEVKRISICNVPVDSLTMDETVALINQSIKKKENLHHVVVNAAKLVNAQKDPELKASIVECDIINADGQSIVWAARFLKEYLPERVAGIDLMDNLVGLAAKENYKIFFLGAKEDVVNKVVDIYSNKYNKDIIAGYRNGYFGKDEELEIAKQIKASNADILFVAMSSPKKEIFLNKYKEVMDVPFIMGVGGSFDVVSGKVKRAPVWMQNICLEWFYRTMQEPGRMWKRYLTTNVAFVKLLLTERLSPSNRRKT; this is translated from the coding sequence ATGAAAGAGGTAAAAAGAATTAGTATTTGTAATGTACCTGTAGATTCCTTAACCATGGATGAAACTGTGGCATTGATAAACCAAAGTATCAAGAAGAAAGAAAATTTGCACCACGTAGTAGTGAATGCTGCAAAGCTTGTTAATGCTCAAAAAGATCCTGAGCTAAAAGCATCAATAGTTGAATGTGATATTATTAATGCAGATGGGCAATCTATCGTTTGGGCAGCCCGTTTTTTAAAAGAATATCTTCCTGAGCGAGTAGCAGGAATTGATCTTATGGATAATTTAGTAGGTTTAGCTGCTAAGGAAAATTATAAAATATTTTTTCTCGGAGCCAAAGAAGATGTAGTTAATAAGGTTGTTGATATTTATTCAAATAAATACAATAAAGATATAATTGCAGGCTACAGGAATGGGTATTTTGGAAAGGATGAAGAACTTGAAATCGCCAAGCAAATAAAAGCCTCTAATGCCGATATTTTATTCGTAGCAATGAGCTCCCCAAAGAAGGAGATTTTCTTAAATAAATACAAAGAGGTCATGGATGTGCCCTTTATAATGGGAGTAGGGGGTAGCTTCGATGTGGTATCTGGAAAAGTGAAAAGAGCACCTGTGTGGATGCAGAACATTTGTCTTGAATGGTTCTACAGGACAATGCAAGAACCTGGTAGAATGTGGAAACGGTACCTTACTACTAATGTAGCATTTGTGAAGCTTCTTCTGACAGAGAGGCTTAGCCCAAGTAACAGAAGGAAAACCTAA